A genomic window from Osmia bicornis bicornis chromosome 6, iOsmBic2.1, whole genome shotgun sequence includes:
- the LOC114880042 gene encoding LOW QUALITY PROTEIN: inositol-tetrakisphosphate 1-kinase-like (The sequence of the model RefSeq protein was modified relative to this genomic sequence to represent the inferred CDS: deleted 2 bases in 1 codon), producing MDKHYFYCKKTINGKKMCDKYIIGYSISEKKRQKFNWNDFYSVCESEGFLLKMIDINSDLEPQGPFHVFIYKLTDKLANAENGDQNAKAIISKIQRYFCQHPKIVLIDPLDNVKILINRYKSYEILQEHVQFNDVFTPRFVEIKSKSNVENISLLKMADIKFPFLCKPLIAQGSSDAHKMMVIFNEQGLNDCQPPCVAQEFINHNAIVYKIYIVGEHFHVVERPSFKNFYQQDCSALNTIFFNSHDISKSGSRSKWSILAEEDIPLTVKPKYETLDKIVKKVTELFGLLLVGVDVVIENHTGKYAIIDVNVFPGYDSYPNFFEQLISCIKKLLVKQTESEENTKSYTLKKCLNDDLDSGFESDEKKKYSAKTNN from the exons ATGgataaacattatttttattgtaaaaaaacAATAAACGGAAAAAAGATGTGCGACAAGTATATAATTGGTTATTCTATATCTGAAAAAAAGcgacaaaaatttaattggaaCGATTTTTATAGTGTTTGTGAATCCGAAGGGTTCTTATTAAAAATG ATTGACATAAACTCCGATCTTGAACCTCAGGGACCATTTCATGTTTTTATATACAAGCTGACCGACAAACTAGCCAATGCTGAAAATGGTGATCAAAAT GCCAAagcaattatttcaaaaattcagcGATATTTCTGTCAGCATCCTAAAATAGTACTTATCGACCCATTGGAcaatgttaaaattttaataaaccgTTATAAATCGTATGAAATCCTGCAAGAACATGTACAGTTTAATG ATGTATTTACTCCAAGGTTTGTagaaattaaaagtaaaagtaacGTTGAAAATATATCGCTGTTGAAAATGGCAGATATTAAGTTTCCATTTCTTTGCAAACCGCTTATTGCTCAGGGTTCCAGCGATGCTCATAAG ATGATGGTGATTTTCAATGAACAGGGTTTGAACGATTGTCAGCCACCTTGCGTGGCTCAAGAGTTTATCAACCATAATGCGATtgtttacaaaatatatatagttGGTGAACATTTTCATGTAGTTGAAAGACCcagttttaaaaatttttaccaACAAGACTGTTCCGCATTAAacacaatattttttaactctCACGATATATCAAAGAGTGGTTCTAGATCTAAATGGTCCATTCTGGCGGAAGAAGACATTCCATTAACGGTAAAACCAAAATACGAAACATTGGACAAGATTGTCAAGAAAGTAACAGAACTGTTTGGACTTCTTTTGGTTGGTGTCGATGTTGTTATTGAAAATCATACTGGAAAATATGCAATAATTGATGTTAATGTGTTCCCCGGTTATGATAGCTATCCTAATTTTTTTGAACAGTTAATAAGCTGTATCAAAAAATTGTTGGTCAAACAAACAGAATCGGAAGAAAATACGAAAAGTTATACGctaaaaaaatgtttgaacGATGATCTAGATTCTGGTTTCGAAAGTGat gagaaaaagaaatattctgcAAAGACAAATAACTAA